Proteins from a genomic interval of Heteronotia binoei isolate CCM8104 ecotype False Entrance Well chromosome 7, APGP_CSIRO_Hbin_v1, whole genome shotgun sequence:
- the ZC3H3 gene encoding zinc finger CCCH domain-containing protein 3 — MEESEQLRRQIRLLQGLIDDHKNVHGNAPVPQPAPVPRWRNSRPPSFSNPAVFSARYPQPAQRDFQPRPPNAWRKKYSLVNVPPRPMLNPGGGSVSAGNSGVVLSHGNSKAAEPQPVPSARRVGVAADGNIIVGVQASSVVRNAAVPASQGGPSKAAGDPSTSRSCEISALIPGIPSRESKPKPLLAVPRLLHHRTVARSKDDSLSVRVAVPSRTVQGATESAPDSCRTISERAIALKTGPQRPLTLPGRESGSLSARKNPASQVPTLQRAPATVDKWNTARRTEAPGVLSGSAGHAPSAVGMSPAKSKQLVPVLQTAPSLPAPAKSPNSGKPTTHGWPTQVKVPMLQKGGLLPEPLKTARSLLWGQREPPS, encoded by the exons ATGGAGGAGAGCGAGCAGCTGCGGCGCCAGATCCGCCTCCTGCAGG GGCTTATCGATGACCATAAAAATGTCCATGGGAACGCGCCAGTCCCCCAGCCTGCTCCGGTGCCCCGATGGAGGAATTCTCGGCCGCCTTCATTCAGCAACCCAGCCGTTTTCTCTGCTCGATATCCCCAGCCAGCCCAAAGGGATTTCCAGCCTCGCCCTCCCAATGCCTGGAGAAAGAAATACTCTCTCGTCAACGTGCCACCGAGGCCCATGCTGAATCCTGGCGGCGGCAGTGTTTCAGCCGGCAATTCCGGGGTTGTCCTGAGCCACGGAAACAGCAAGGCAGCTGAGCCCCAGCCGGTGCCTTCAGCGAGAAGAGTAGGCGTGGCCGCAGATGGGAACATCATTGTCGGGGTGCAGGCGAGCTCAGTCGTAAGAAACGCCGCGGTCCCCGCGTCCCAGGGTGGTCCTTCCAAAGCAGCAGGGGACCCGTCGACTTCCAGAAGCTGTGAAATCTCTGCTTTGATTCCGGGCATTCCCTCCAGAGAGAGCAAGCCGAAGCCTCTCTTGGCAGTGCCACGCCTGCTGCATCACCGGACTGTCGCTAGGAGCAAGGACGATTCTCTTTCGGTGCGCGTCGCTGTGCCCTCGAGGACAGTTCAGGGCGCGACTGAATCGGCCCCAGATTCGTGCAGGACGATAAGCGAGCGAGCCATTGCGTTGAAAACGGGCCCTCAGCGCCCTCTGACCTTGCCCGGGCGTGAATCCGGGAGCCTTTCAGCAAGGAAGAACCCAGCATCCCAGGTTCCAACTTTGCAACGAGCCCCTGCGACAGTGGACAAATGGAACACCGCGCGGAGGACTGAGGCGCCCGGTGTACtttctggttctgctgggcacgccCCTTCAGCTGTTGGGATGAGTCCCGCTAAAAGCAAACAACTGGTACCTGTTCTCCAGACAGCTCCCAGCTTGCCAGCTCCCGCCAAATCTCCCAATTCAGGAAAACCAACTACACATGGGTGGCCAACCCAAGTAAAAGTTCCCATGCTTCAAAAAGGTGGTCTGCTTCCAGAGCCTCTGAAAACAGCCAGAAGTTTACTGTGGGGGCAGAGAGAACCTCCAAGTTAG